DNA sequence from the Cucurbita pepo subsp. pepo cultivar mu-cu-16 chromosome LG06, ASM280686v2, whole genome shotgun sequence genome:
GCATTGCATTCCACTCGCCTGCCACGTGTGTCTGTCTAATTCTTTCTTTGGGCTGGGCTATAATTTCATGGGCCTAAACTTTTGCGTATCGGATTGATCTTTAAGGCCCATTAGATTACTACATTGGGCCGAGGCCGAAGACGAAacgtttattttgttttattttgtttttttatttttaaaggtgttttagGAAAGGGAAAGGACATTGAAAAGGGGGAATGGATCTAAGCCGCCCCTTTCAATGCATTCAACCAGTCGTTAGTGATGCATTTCATTAACAaattgttctgtttttttatgttttttttttcaaaaataattttttaaagtttcattATAGTCACGTTTTGCTGGCCACGTCTAGTTATTAGATTCCTTTGTTTTGTGTGCCTCATTATTGACTCAACTTTTCATTAATGTTCTTCCAAACTCCATTGACTACCTCAACTCCACTTGACCCAACCTATAAACCTGGGCCGAAATTTTTCTATAGTGTGCACGTTTTAAGACCTTGAGGAAAAACCCttcaaagaaaaactcaaaaaaaagCTTAAGAAGGAACCCAGCGAAGCTCTTAGAGGGAAAgctaaataaaatagtatttgTTACTGGTAGATTTGGGCATACTTCAACTTAAATGATACTAATCAAAGTAACGAGATACActtattaaaatgatattaaaaaaaacagaaattgATTAGAAACTTGTGAAAGAACATTCtgaaaattacataaatcAAACTTACAATTGAAGCTGGATTATAAGAAAAGTAGACATAAGGAATAAGAAGGAATAAAGTGAAATAAATagcataattaattttgactGGAAAAAGCGAAGCGATGATGGGCTATGAGTCCAATTGAGTCCCCAATATTGATTCCGAATTAATTTGACTTTAGGAATCCGaacatttttgttattttgtttggGACAACGGACAACTAATTCCAACCCTCTCTGTCTTGTCCCTGTATCCAATCACTCCCTCACCCTTAATTAAACCCTATTTCCAACTtcttaatcataattaaattaacttCAAATACCTCCGAAGATCCGACATTTTGGGGATTTcatatattattcttattattattttctatacATTTAATATCTGACCATTTCCTAACTGGGATTCAACGGTGGGGATCTTCTTCGATCTTGCGAACGTCCACGTGGATTTATGACTGGTTAAGTTAGAGCTtccataattaataaaaattaatttaaagtatGTATAGATTCcatgtttataatttaatggtTTATATGctcaaagaagaatgagaagtCCCATCACAtctaaatgtaattttttttttttttttttttttttaataataatgaatctTTGAATGGTTGGTTCAATTATAATTCTCTAGCTGCCTAAGATATAGAGTTCTATATATggaataaataacaaatacaTAAATTACCAATTTGACCTTTACAGCTTATTAAACATCTTAATTCTCTAGgtgcataatttttttttttttttttattattgcaTTATTGAAATTCATGGGTTCATTTTAATAGTTCCTTAACTTAAATGTCAATATCGAATCATAGACAtgttacataaattttaagagGTTCATTTAATGTAAGTGTATAGATTGTCGGAACTATCAAATTAGTTGTAGCAGTCCGAGCTCACATGATAATAGTGTTTTACAACGTACCCTTATATTACAAggaaccaatgtgagatctcacaactcATCTTCCTTGGAGCCAGCATCAAggtcatttgtaatagctcaagcccaccgttaataaattttgtctgctttagctcgttacgtatcattgtAAGCTTCATGATTTTAATACGTGTCTATTAAAAAGAAGTTTCCACGTCCTTACAAGAAATGTCTTTTTTCTATGTCTAATTAAGGTGGATTCTTGTATTAgtacatattattttttaaaaattagttattgaaaatatataattaagaaattacaTATTTCAAGTGTTCATTAACATCTTCATTATCTTCATATAAGTGTATAGAATTATATTGTAGgaatttttaatcttaaaaagtactcttttttttttttatctaatattgTTGGTGTGATCATCATGCTCAaagttatattattaatttgttaaaataatttatccaaaaaaaagaaaagaaaaaaaagaaacgacCGTGAAACTTCAGtgggataaaaaaataaataaaagctgAAGGAGTGGAATTTAAtcctattaaatatttgtgatGAGATTTTGATCATTAAGTTTgttaattaaactaattaatatcttattaTTGCTTAGAactaaaaagattaaaaccaATGCAAGGCAGCGCGTATGTGGGCCCCGCAAAATAACTGCTCCAGAGTGTCGAGCCACGTGGTGTCCCCTCCCCACGAGGACTGTGTAGAACACAACCGCCTCCGTGTACCCACATCATTGGCAGCCCCGTggctttcattttcatgttctACTTATTCGCGGATCCTGTACTCCTCTTCCACACCATTAGGATAAATACACCGCCTTTTACGGTTGCTACTTTTCTATAAACCTTTTTAGTgccaaatatattttattttaaattatagactTAAAAGAGTTTCCCATTTTCTTATTATAccattcaaaaaatttatatataaaaaatttcatttttttttttcttaatggaTGAATCGATCTCATATGGGGTGGAGAGGAGAACTAAGTATTATTTGtaagagtatgaaaacttctccctagtagacacgtcttaaaaccgtgagactgacaccgatacaaaaatgatatcaaagctagacataAGGCAGTGTGTCATGGAGAGAAGAAGGTATCCTTAGTAAACGCGTGGGGAAAGCAGGTAAAGAAATTATtggagaaaattgaaagttaatgtacaataaaaattaattttatattttaaaaaataaatatgtaaagCAATTTTAAACGTAGGGAAAGACCTGCGCAAAAAAAGCAGTCATGTTGTTCATTTTTGCTTCCCCACTCTAGCTTCCCCTCGTGCgcctcactctctctctctgccctcaaATTCCGCGCTATTCTCCGCTCCCCTttaaatacttcaaaattCCCTTCCCATCTTCCTCACCACTAAATCCCAAATTCCCCATATCTTCTTCCCGCTCTCGACGCATCGTTAAAATCACAGCCATGGTCGGTGTTTTCCGGCGATCCTTCTCTTTTCCGAACAAGGCTCAGCCCAAGCCCGCCCTCTCTCATCACGTCCGTTCCATCAGTCTTCCCTCCAGACCCCACCCCTTGATTTTCCAACTCAAGGACGAGATCGCCAATCTCCGTTCCTGGTCGCTCAGTTCCGAGTCCCGTACCGCCGCCTGGATCTGCGACGGCTTGAACCGCCTCAAAACCGTACACAACCATCTCGACGACATTCTCAATCTCCCTCAGACTCAAGAATCCCTCCGCCACCAGCCGCACTGGATGGATAAGCTTCTCGAACATTTCTTACGCTTCGTCGACGTTTATGGAATCTTCCAGACTTTGATTCTCTCGCTCAAAGAAGAGCACTCCGCCGCGCAGGTCGCGATGAGGAAAAAAGACGAAGAGAAGATCGCGTTATATGTTAAATCTAGGAAGAGGTTAGCTAGGCAAATGGCGAAACTAGTTTCGACCGTACAGAAGAAAACCAAAACGGCCGAGCAAGGCAACATCACCACCGATCTTGCCGCCGCGATCGAAGAAGTCATCGGAGTGACGATGGCGGTTTCTCTGGCGCTGTTCAACGGAATCGCAGAATCATTCAGGACAAGGAAGCCATGGGCGTGGACAGGATTTGATCAGGTATCATcgaagaaggggaaaaaatcGGCGGAAGAGGAGAAGGGGATTCGAGAGTTCAGAGAAATTGGATCTGAGAAAttgagagaattgaagaagaaagggaaagagGAGACGAAAAGGACGATGAAGAAGATGCGAGATTTGGAGGATTGGATGGGAGACATTGAAACTCAAAGCCAGAAGGTTTTCAGAAGTTTGATCAGCGCCAGAGTTTCGTTGCTAAACGCTCTGTCTCACCAACagatattacaaaaatagatgCAATTATTTCTTACACCAAATTACTATACTAATTAACTAAATATATGTACATGATTCACATATTTTGATCCcttttgtgaagaaaaaaaaaaaaaaaagggggagttgaaaataaatatgatttagagaaaaatacaattaattataatgtGTGCGTGTAATGTATAGATGAGCTGGTTTTTATGATATATTGGTGACATGATCTTCGGAATGTGCGCAGAAGATTGAGAGTCCATGACCATCCCATCCCAttgttggatgtgatgattttttttattttaatgttgaacttcaaaattaatgtttctgaatatacaaaatttaggTGCTAGttgtcatggtcatgcttcTTCAAAATGTATTGCTTGTGACCGTCTACGACTTGTTGTTTATGTTCATATACtcgttccaaaccccttttcaTAGCTCTTATGTTAGAtagatatttattattttttagtgtGTCAATATAATAGTATATGATtagtcaccaaaatcatgtctgcACTCgctaaaattaaaatgcttCCAAATGTATTATACATGGATGTGACTAGGTGTCAATTGTACTACCAGGGTTATATGCTATAAGAGTCGTTGTTACTTGTTTGTAGCTCAATGTGGCTCAAGGCTAACTTGTTTGCTAGGCTAAACAAGTGCcacaaaatctaaatttatctTCTTACGATATATATTAACTTAAGGCTAGAGGATGAAAATTGGACTAAATGCAACTCAAATTGTACCTTGaacatgatttttcatttactagaaaatttgaaaatccaaatttatttcaaaatattacctTATAATGTAAAAAGCCTTAGTTTTAGGCTTTTTTGGTTTAGGCTAAGGGCCACACGCGGACGACTTCTCCACTCTTATTGGTCAAGCTATGTgcataattcattaattaagtTACAAAATTCACGGCGGCAATCTTCAATATAgttcttttataattatttttggatatgattatataaaatatatatttggttgGACGTGACCTTCTGGAAGAACATGAGATGTTTTGAATTGGAcccttcaaaaaagaaaaccagaCATTGCCGTTGCCGACACTGCTATTCTCAAAAACatccaaattttcaataaattaaactcataaattgttattattactttttgtagccaaacattaatttttatttgagcatttttttaaattgtattcTTGTTACTTAAAAATGTTATAACTTTGACTTTTCCAAGAGAATTGActtgaatttaaatgaaaattaggcTATATAAAACTTATACATATAtgctaaaaatttaattcaattaataattaagatgCTAATAAATATGATTAATCACACAATTCAGCCATAGAAAAATCTAGATTAATAAGTCAAACATACATCATGTCATTTTTATAAGTACAATAATACCATCTAGAATATGGTATTAATTCGATTAAATCgccattataatattatatgtttaaaagagtttacaataaaaataataaaaaaatactgaATTAAGTTATATTTTGAGGAaacctataatttttttaattttattattgaatgataataaattgaaaattgaaaataatgactaatattttataatgtaaagttaagaaataaaattgtgtattaaaaaaaagaatccaaagaactaaaaaaaaaaattgcattaaaatattaatgaggaatttaaaagattaaggaagtaaaataaaatatttgaataataataattaaaaaaaaaaaaagagaatataaATTTCAGGTTGTGGCGCGAGAAATGAAAGGGAAGTTATAAGTTATAACAAATGTTTGCATTATTATCTCTTACGACAACTCATTTGCAGAAGAAACCAGAAAGACGAAGCCCCTGTTATCTGCTGGAGAGGAAAAACTGAAACTCAATCGGGCACCGAGGAGACAACGGAGGCAATGAGAAGGAGAAATGGAAGCTGCAACCTCGCTAAGTTTCTCTATtattctcacaatccaacgaTCCGCATTTCGTAGAGTTTACATTTCAGGCAGCTCTCTGATACATATCTCTTCCCGCTTCAgcgtttttgtttctttgattcaaattCGAGTTTCAATTCCAGGATAGGAGTTGAATCGATTGAGTTATGGGCTGCTGCCAATCGTCGTTACTTCAACTGAAAAAACCTTCAGCCGATGTTAATGAACAAAACAATCCTCAAGGCCAGAAGAATCACCACCATCAGAATGGAGAAGAAGCCCCGCCGGCTGATGAATGCGTTGAGTTTTCTTTCGCCGACCTCAAGGCGGCCACGAACAACTTCTTCTCCGAATACATTGTATCGGAAAGCAGTGATAAATCGCCCAATGTCGTTTACAAGGGATGTCTTCAGAAAGAGAACAATCGACGCTGTATTGcagttaaaaaatttaccaaaGCTGCGTGGCCGGACCGCAAACAGTTCGCCGTACACACTCgtgttcatttttctcaatttctcgGATTCTGATTGTCTCCATTGCCTTCCCTTGCCATTAATTGTTATTCGCTTATGTTGTTGGTGTTGAATTCTTATTCAGGAGGAAGCCTCTGGTGTGGGGAAATTGAGAAACGAAAGACTTGCCAATTTAATCGGCTACTGCTGCGAGGGCGACGAAAGGCTGCTTGTTGCGGAGTATATGCCCAATTGCACCCTCGCAAAGCATTTGTTCCACTGTAAGTCTCTTGAATCCATTCTTGATTGATAATTCTGGAATTTATCATATCAAACCagtattcttcttcttcgtcgtcGTTGTATGGTTCTATTGTAAGGTTTAGATGTTCAATCTGCCTATGGACGATGTAGAATCGCGAACtgccataatttttctttttacaagtTTATGATCTGCGTCTGCCCTGGAGACGAAGCTATCGATGATGCATTATACTTCCAATCTGTTGATTCCGTATTTTTGCTTATGCTTACTTCTGCtgtgttcttattttcttgaaaacttGAATGAGTAAAACAATGAGTGAGATCATGCACATCAATCCATACAAATTGGACATCTggtgcatttttttttgtttagacTAAAACGTAATCGGTTATACAATTTCGTTGACAGGGGAGAAACAAACCATTGAGTGGGCAATGCGTTTAAGAGTTTCTCTGTACATCGCTGAAGCATTACAATATTGTTGTCAGGAAAAACGTCCATTATACCACGACTTGAATGCAGACAGGGTTCTATTTGACGAGGTGCTTTAACGATCAACAAACCcccttccccttttttttcgCTAGAAAGAAAACGAGAATAATTTCCTTGATATTTGTGATAGGAATTGCGAGAAAACTTGtggctttccttttcaaatgcccatttttctaatttttatgaGGACgatagattttttattttgaaatagcCACATTGAAGCGTTCtcgttaaaagaaaattttccactCAAAAGGATCTTTCGCATCATATTGTATTAATGTGGCTAGAAATTTTGCAGAATGGCGATCCTCGGCTATCATGTTTTGGATTGATGAAAAACAGCATGGACGGAAAAAGTTACAGCACCAATTTAGCTTATACACCTCCAGAGTATTTAAGAGATGGTACTTGAACAACATCCGCTTTTTATTATCAAACTTAATTagtcatttctttcttctacTATTTACAAAAGGAGCATAGATCTGTTGGTTATCCATACGAAATTGTATATTAGAATTTTATAGCCTTCAGTTATCTGATTATTCATCGAATCTCCCTTAACGGAAAGTCCAACTCCAGATTGATCAAATGTTAAAGACTTGTTATAGAACACTTGATCACCAGTAGGATCCGTACGAATCTTAGTtatgaaggaaaagagaacGAGCATTAGGATCCTTATGAATGTCTCTTGGATATTACAGCAAGAACTTAACCGTATTGTTCTCTTCCACTTGTTGATTGTATCACTGTCATAATTGGCTGCTTTTTTCAGGAACTGTAATTCCTGAAAGCGTTATGTATAGCTTTGGGACTATCCTCTTAGACCTTCTTAGTGGAAAGCATGTCCCTCCGAATCAAGTAAGTACTTTATAGTTTTTACCAATGTCTAATTTAGGGGCATGAAACAGAAACATATTAATGCTgatgtttaattttatcaaagaagatgggtttcttcttttttttcttttccatttatttccTCGACTTCCATGCAGGCACTTGATATGATTGGAGGTAAGAACATTACGCTCTTGATGGATTCACATTTAGATGGCAAATTTTCAACTGAAGAGGCGACTTTAGTATTTGAGCTTGCGTCACAGTGCTTGCAATATGAACCTAGGAATCGACCAAGTATTAGAGAACTTGTAGCAGCACTCACCCCTCTCCAAAATAACTCTGATGTGAgcggtttttatttattcatatatatatatatatatatatatatattgtggaCCTCTTGTggtgcttttcttttcgaagAGATACTTCAGTTAAATTTATTCAGTACTTTTAACTTCTAATGTGATAAATTCTTGCTTATAGATTCCATCATATGAAATGCTGGGTATCCCAAAGCACGAGGAAATACCTTTGGCGCCACAACTGCCTCTCTCTGTAATGGGCGATGCTTGTTCTCGAGTGGACCTAACAGCCATTCATCAGCTTTTGCTCGTGTCACATTATAAGGATGATGATGGATCCTGCGAAGTAAACCATCTCTGATACTGAAACTCAATTCTATAGTTTCATTTCTTGGAAGTTTTTCCCCCTGTTAGATTGTTGATCCTTATCAAATGCTAAAACTTCATCTCCAACTGGATTTATGCAGCTGTCCTTCCAAGAATGGACTCAACAGATTCGAGATATGTTGGAGGCGCGTAAGCGAGGCGACATGGCATTTCGAGATAAAGATTTTATAGAGGCAATAGACGGCTATACTACGGTAAGCAGCTATATTCCTTGATGATGTATATGAACTTTGAGATTAACACCCTCCACCAAACCTGAAAATACACAACTTCTGGATCGTTAAGCTGAGTTGCTCTATGCTGAAGATTGACGTATTATTTATGGCATCATGTGCAGTTCATTGACGTAGGAAATATAGTATCTCCAACAGTCTACGCACGAAGAAGTATTTGTTATCTGCTGTGTGATAAACCAGATGCAGCACTTAGAGATGCCATGCAAGCACAATTGGCTCACCCTGAGTGGCCGACTGCATTTTACTTGCAGGCCGTTGCCCTTGTTAAGCTCGGAATGCACAAGGATGCAGCTGACATGTTGAATGAGGCATCAacattagagaagaaaaggcaTAATAGAGGTAGCAGAGGGTATTGAGAATTCAGTTCTCTCAATCAAACTCTTTCGTGCATTTTTTGCCTACCATGGGATCTGTAAGTTATCAATCAAGTGGTATGCACTTTTGTGAAATAATTAGTTGATTCGGCTTTGTGTATTGAACATATATAATACAAATCCATGTCAATATGCTTCTCTATGCAACAAATAACTCGGCTTTTCCATCAATGAAGAGGCTCATGAACTCTTCCCCGTCCACGGTTTCCTTCTCGATAAGGAGTTGTGCAAGCTTGTGCAGAATGTCGATGTGGGTCGTGATTATCTGCTTAGCCCTTGAATATGCCTCCTCTACTAACTCCCTAACCTCTGCATCCACAACATCTGCAGTTGCCATGGAGTAATCTTTCTGGGATGACATCTGCAAGTTCCcaaacattaattataattagaaCTCGTTCTAAATAAATAGGCAGTGAAGAAATCCAAAGATTTATCTATTCATCCATCAGGTAGATCAGCCACGTTATTTGTGCATACCTGTTGACCTAAGAAGGGATTTCCGCCTGATCCACCAATTGCAATTTGTCCGATCTTTTTACTGAATCCAAACCTCTCAACCATTTGTCTTGCAACACGAGAAACTTGCATAAAATCGTTCGATGCGCCCGTtgtgacgttgtcttctccaaATATCACCTCCTCAGCCACCCTGCATTGGCCATTAAATGCAAATTGAATAACATATAAGCCCTATAACTCAACTCTAAgaacatttttcattatttcagaAGGTCAGGTTGCCGTATAGAATGACCAGAGCGACACTCGTAAAATTTGTCGTGAAGGATCGTCAAGCAGTATGGCCAGACAATCAAAACATTAGGGTCATCGCAAAGATGAAGTTTGAATAATGTATACCTTCCTCCAAGGGCAACAGCCATCTGATTCTCCAGGTAGCTTCTGCTGTACAATCCAGATTCGAGCCTCTCTTCGCTTGGAGCGAAAAAGGTAAGTCCACCAGCTTGGCCACGGGGAATGATCGATATCTTCGCGACGGGATCGTATTCTGGCATCAAAGCTCCAACAAGAGCGTGCCCGGC
Encoded proteins:
- the LOC111797306 gene encoding uncharacterized protein LOC111797306 codes for the protein MVGVFRRSFSFPNKAQPKPALSHHVRSISLPSRPHPLIFQLKDEIANLRSWSLSSESRTAAWICDGLNRLKTVHNHLDDILNLPQTQESLRHQPHWMDKLLEHFLRFVDVYGIFQTLILSLKEEHSAAQVAMRKKDEEKIALYVKSRKRLARQMAKLVSTVQKKTKTAEQGNITTDLAAAIEEVIGVTMAVSLALFNGIAESFRTRKPWAWTGFDQVSSKKGKKSAEEEKGIREFREIGSEKLRELKKKGKEETKRTMKKMRDLEDWMGDIETQSQKVFRSLISARVSLLNALSHQQILQK
- the LOC111796547 gene encoding probable serine/threonine-protein kinase At4g35230; protein product: MGCCQSSLLQLKKPSADVNEQNNPQGQKNHHHQNGEEAPPADECVEFSFADLKAATNNFFSEYIVSESSDKSPNVVYKGCLQKENNRRCIAVKKFTKAAWPDRKQFAEEASGVGKLRNERLANLIGYCCEGDERLLVAEYMPNCTLAKHLFHWEKQTIEWAMRLRVSLYIAEALQYCCQEKRPLYHDLNADRVLFDENGDPRLSCFGLMKNSMDGKSYSTNLAYTPPEYLRDGTVIPESVMYSFGTILLDLLSGKHVPPNQALDMIGGKNITLLMDSHLDGKFSTEEATLVFELASQCLQYEPRNRPSIRELVAALTPLQNNSDIPSYEMLGIPKHEEIPLAPQLPLSVMGDACSRVDLTAIHQLLLVSHYKDDDGSCELSFQEWTQQIRDMLEARKRGDMAFRDKDFIEAIDGYTTFIDVGNIVSPTVYARRSICYLLCDKPDAALRDAMQAQLAHPEWPTAFYLQAVALVKLGMHKDAADMLNEASTLEKKRHNRGSRGY